The proteins below are encoded in one region of Clostridium pasteurianum DSM 525 = ATCC 6013:
- a CDS encoding nitroreductase family protein, with the protein MNEILNAIKNRRSIRSYETEQIDQKDLDLILEAGIYAPTAHNDQPWHFTVIQNREKIQYINDKSKELMSKSNVEWIKNMGINPKVNIIYNAPTLIIVSGRKDAVAPLVDCSAAIENMLIAAESLNIGSVWLGLVRFFFELKDEVEKLGIPENYEPYYGLALGYKADTKNLTAPKRNLNVINYIK; encoded by the coding sequence ATGAATGAAATTTTAAATGCTATAAAAAACAGAAGAAGTATACGCTCTTATGAAACAGAACAAATTGATCAAAAGGATCTGGATTTAATACTTGAAGCTGGTATATACGCCCCCACAGCTCACAATGATCAACCCTGGCACTTTACAGTTATACAAAATAGGGAAAAAATTCAGTATATTAATGACAAATCAAAAGAATTGATGTCAAAATCAAATGTAGAATGGATAAAAAATATGGGAATAAATCCAAAAGTAAATATAATATACAATGCACCAACTCTAATTATTGTATCTGGCAGAAAAGATGCTGTTGCTCCTTTAGTAGATTGCTCCGCTGCAATTGAAAATATGCTTATTGCTGCTGAAAGTTTGAATATTGGTTCTGTTTGGCTTGGATTGGTGAGATTCTTTTTTGAATTAAAAGATGAAGTAGAGAAGCTTGGTATCCCAGAAAACTATGAACCCTATTATGGATTAGCCCTAGGTTATAAAGCTGACACAAAAAACTTAACTGCTCCAAAACGAAACTTAAATGTAATAAACTATATAAAATAG
- the galT gene encoding galactose-1-phosphate uridylyltransferase encodes MSHMRINPISKEAVIMSENRLKRPTDFSSDKTENDKISFKKDCPFCIEDQNSSRIKIYEDQISYGVKVVENKYPIVLKKEEAESNVYGFHYVVIEGRDHSKSFYELSREHIGEIIKAYICVSKNIYRNEFIKYVQVFKNHGKNAGASLRHSHSQIIGMNVMPEKIKTEVENSSKYYKDNKTCAFCDLLKDEIKSKERIVYEGKEFIAICPYVSKHRYEIQIIKKKHSSTIFTLNEFEINDLSDVLKIVTNKLHSVLGKDISYNIYYNFLKEEKVKYYHFYIEICPRIVNGAGFEISTGIMVNTILPEIAAKKLREANN; translated from the coding sequence ATGTCACATATGAGAATAAATCCTATTTCAAAGGAAGCTGTAATAATGTCAGAAAATAGATTAAAGAGACCTACAGATTTTTCTTCAGATAAAACTGAAAATGATAAAATAAGTTTTAAAAAAGACTGCCCTTTTTGTATTGAAGACCAGAACTCATCAAGAATTAAAATTTATGAAGATCAGATTTCATATGGAGTCAAAGTAGTAGAGAATAAATATCCTATAGTATTAAAAAAAGAAGAAGCTGAAAGTAATGTATATGGATTTCATTATGTGGTTATTGAGGGAAGAGATCACAGTAAAAGTTTTTATGAACTTAGTAGAGAACACATAGGGGAGATAATAAAAGCATATATATGTGTTTCAAAAAATATATACCGTAACGAATTTATTAAGTATGTGCAGGTATTTAAGAATCATGGTAAAAATGCAGGAGCATCATTAAGACATTCTCATTCTCAAATTATAGGCATGAATGTTATGCCAGAAAAGATAAAGACGGAAGTAGAAAATAGCAGTAAATATTATAAAGATAATAAAACCTGTGCCTTTTGTGACTTATTAAAAGATGAAATTAAGTCAAAGGAGAGAATTGTCTATGAAGGTAAAGAATTTATAGCTATTTGTCCCTATGTTTCTAAGCATAGATATGAAATACAAATTATAAAGAAGAAACATTCCAGTACTATATTTACTTTGAATGAATTTGAAATAAATGATTTAAGTGATGTTCTAAAAATTGTGACAAATAAGCTTCATAGTGTTCTTGGAAAAGATATTTCTTATAATATATATTATAATTTTCTTAAAGAAGAAAAGGTTAAATATTATCATTTTTATATTGAAATATGCCCTAGAATTGTAAATGGAGCAGGGTTTGAAATTAGCACGGGAATTATGGTAAATACTATTTTACCTGAAATAGCAGCTAAAAAGCTGAGAGAAGCTAATAATTAG
- the hemL gene encoding glutamate-1-semialdehyde 2,1-aminomutase: MKNKLNNENSVELFRRAKEVIPGGVNSPVRAFTDVDTTPPFIVKADGSKIYDEDNNEYIDYVGSYGPMILGHNPSIVNEKLKEQIDNSLSFGAPTRLEVEIAELIKEIVPSIEMIRMVNSGTEATMSALRAARGYTGRNKIVKFAGNYHGHGDCLLVQAGSGALTHGVPSSSGVPESITDNTIVAEYNNIESVANIFKNYGRDIAAVIMEPVSGNMGVVPATQEFIDYVREITREYNSVLIIDEVMTGFRLALSGAQSLYKVEPDLTCFGKIIGGGLPVGAYGGKKEIMQCVAPLGSVYQAGTLSGNPLSMIAGITTLTYLKNNLKIYDDLEIKGEKLQRGIEKAIEDFKIEATVNRVGSMITLFFSSKKVKDYEDAKSCNTELFAKYFKAMLNERIYLPPSQFETFFISNAHSEKDIEDTIKAVRNTLHNLSCS; the protein is encoded by the coding sequence ATGAAAAATAAACTAAATAATGAGAATTCAGTTGAATTATTTAGAAGAGCAAAGGAAGTTATTCCTGGTGGAGTAAACAGTCCTGTAAGGGCTTTTACAGATGTGGATACAACTCCTCCTTTTATAGTAAAAGCTGATGGAAGTAAAATTTATGATGAGGATAATAATGAATATATAGATTATGTAGGTTCCTATGGTCCTATGATTTTAGGTCATAATCCATCAATAGTAAATGAGAAATTAAAAGAGCAAATAGATAATTCACTGAGTTTTGGAGCTCCTACAAGACTTGAAGTTGAAATTGCAGAGCTAATAAAGGAGATAGTACCTTCTATAGAAATGATAAGAATGGTTAATTCTGGTACTGAAGCTACTATGAGTGCTTTAAGAGCAGCAAGAGGATATACTGGAAGAAATAAAATAGTTAAGTTTGCTGGTAATTATCATGGTCACGGTGACTGTCTTTTGGTGCAAGCAGGATCTGGAGCATTGACTCATGGAGTTCCTAGCAGCAGTGGAGTGCCAGAAAGTATTACGGACAATACAATTGTAGCTGAATATAATAATATAGAATCAGTTGCTAATATATTTAAAAATTATGGCAGAGATATTGCCGCAGTTATTATGGAACCTGTTTCTGGTAATATGGGAGTAGTACCTGCCACTCAGGAATTTATAGATTATGTACGGGAAATAACGAGAGAATATAATAGTGTTTTGATTATAGATGAAGTTATGACAGGATTTAGATTGGCGCTTTCTGGGGCACAGAGTTTATATAAGGTGGAACCAGATTTAACTTGCTTTGGTAAAATAATAGGGGGAGGACTCCCTGTAGGTGCTTATGGTGGTAAAAAGGAGATAATGCAGTGTGTTGCTCCACTGGGATCTGTTTATCAAGCGGGTACTCTTTCTGGTAATCCATTATCTATGATAGCAGGAATAACAACTTTGACATATTTAAAAAACAATTTAAAGATCTATGATGATCTTGAAATTAAAGGTGAAAAGCTTCAAAGGGGAATTGAAAAAGCTATAGAGGATTTCAAAATAGAAGCTACTGTAAACAGAGTGGGATCAATGATAACTTTATTTTTTTCATCCAAAAAGGTAAAAGATTATGAGGATGCTAAGAGTTGTAATACAGAATTATTTGCAAAATATTTTAAAGCTATGCTCAATGAGAGGATATATTTACCACCATCACAATTTGAAACATTTTTTATATCAAATGCGCATAGTGAAAAAGATATAGAAGATACAATAAAAGCTGTAAGGAATACTTTACATAACTTATCTTGTAGCTAA
- the cobA gene encoding uroporphyrinogen-III C-methyltransferase translates to MVYIIGAGSGDEKLVTLKAIECIKKADVIVYDRLINPNLLDYAMESAEKIDAGKKAGNHTIPQAHINEILAEKAKEGSCVVRLKGGDPFVFGRGGEEAIHLFKEGIEFEIVPGISAVNAVTAYAGIPVTHRNISSSFHVITGHENPSKEEEAIDYKVIAKLSGTLVFFMGLNNLETICKNLIKYGKEEDTPVAVISNGTLKNQKTVCGTLKNITDFRDEMESPALIVVGYVVPLRKYLNWFENKTFYGKKVLVTRAKNQSEKICSKLKTINATPVSLPTIEIKDNINIHKNIYEHIEKYDWIVFTSENAVRIFIKGLIQYRGDIRAISKAKIAVIGSSTEKVLNSHYLKAEVSPKEFESEKLALELKNRVEKGDKVLVPTSNIAHNSIPKAIKEIGAEIEVIHIYDVVTPEYKLGELSKIMDEIAVITFTSPSCVKGFMKIFKEENLNFKVLESKEIICIGPITARALEEADIKNYKCAKTHNVDGIIDLVR, encoded by the coding sequence ATGGTTTATATAATTGGTGCTGGTTCCGGAGATGAAAAACTTGTAACTTTAAAGGCTATAGAGTGCATAAAAAAGGCGGATGTAATAGTATATGACAGACTTATAAACCCTAACCTTCTAGATTATGCAATGGAATCAGCTGAGAAAATAGATGCAGGTAAAAAGGCAGGAAATCACACAATACCTCAGGCTCATATAAATGAAATATTAGCTGAGAAGGCAAAGGAAGGTAGTTGTGTAGTAAGGTTAAAAGGCGGAGATCCTTTTGTGTTCGGAAGAGGCGGAGAAGAAGCTATACATCTTTTTAAAGAAGGTATAGAATTTGAAATAGTTCCTGGAATTTCAGCTGTAAATGCTGTCACTGCTTACGCAGGTATTCCTGTAACCCATAGAAATATAAGCAGTTCTTTTCATGTAATAACTGGACATGAAAATCCATCAAAAGAGGAAGAAGCTATAGACTATAAGGTAATAGCAAAGTTATCAGGAACATTGGTATTTTTTATGGGACTTAATAATTTAGAAACTATATGTAAGAATCTAATAAAATATGGTAAGGAAGAGGATACCCCTGTAGCAGTAATCTCCAATGGAACTCTTAAAAATCAGAAGACTGTGTGTGGAACATTGAAGAATATTACAGATTTTAGAGATGAAATGGAATCTCCAGCATTAATTGTAGTAGGCTATGTAGTTCCACTGAGAAAATACCTTAATTGGTTTGAAAACAAAACTTTTTATGGAAAAAAAGTACTTGTAACCAGAGCTAAAAATCAATCAGAAAAAATATGTTCAAAACTTAAAACTATAAATGCCACTCCTGTGAGTCTGCCAACTATAGAAATAAAAGATAATATTAATATACATAAAAATATCTATGAACACATAGAAAAATATGATTGGATAGTTTTTACCAGTGAGAATGCTGTAAGGATATTTATTAAAGGTCTTATACAATATAGAGGTGATATAAGGGCTATAAGTAAGGCAAAAATAGCTGTAATTGGAAGTTCTACAGAAAAGGTTCTAAATAGTCATTATTTAAAAGCAGAAGTTTCGCCAAAAGAATTTGAGTCAGAAAAATTGGCATTGGAATTAAAAAATAGAGTTGAAAAAGGGGATAAAGTATTAGTTCCAACTTCAAATATTGCTCATAATTCTATCCCTAAAGCCATTAAAGAAATAGGTGCGGAAATTGAAGTAATACACATATATGATGTAGTGACACCAGAATATAAACTCGGTGAATTATCAAAGATTATGGATGAAATAGCTGTAATTACATTTACCAGTCCTTCCTGCGTAAAAGGCTTTATGAAAATTTTTAAAGAAGAAAATCTAAATTTTAAAGTGCTTGAAAGCAAAGAGATAATATGTATAGGACCAATAACTGCAAGGGCTCTTGAAGAAGCTGATATCAAAAATTATAAATGTGCAAAAACTCATAATGTAGATGGTATAATTGATTTAGTGAGATAA
- the hemC gene encoding hydroxymethylbilane synthase, which produces MKSKIIIGTRGSKLALTQTNMVIEAIKRCYPDIIVEIKKIKTTGDKILDKSLSKIGGKGLFIAEIEKALKNYDIDLAIHSMKDVQNIVSEEFEILSVLRREDPRDALITKDKISLLELQKGAIIGTSSLRRMVQIKNIRPDLQFKPLRGNIDTRINKMLKGEVDGIILAAAGLKRMDWGDSISEYIDIHKCIPSVGQGALCAELRNNDVEIKEIVNSLVNEIEFKCLLAERSFLKEMNGGCSIAIGAHAVQYNNKIELEGFVADDNNISIFKNNVIGYLDEYENIGTNLAKKIMEMKGDR; this is translated from the coding sequence ATGAAGTCCAAAATTATAATAGGTACACGAGGAAGTAAGCTTGCACTTACTCAAACAAATATGGTTATAGAGGCTATAAAAAGGTGTTACCCTGACATAATAGTAGAAATAAAAAAAATTAAGACTACGGGAGATAAAATTCTTGATAAAAGTCTAAGCAAAATAGGCGGTAAGGGATTGTTTATAGCTGAAATAGAAAAGGCATTAAAAAACTATGATATAGATTTAGCAATTCATAGTATGAAGGATGTACAAAATATTGTATCAGAAGAATTTGAAATTTTATCTGTATTAAGGAGAGAGGATCCAAGAGATGCACTTATTACTAAGGATAAAATTTCTCTTTTGGAATTGCAAAAAGGGGCCATTATAGGAACCAGCAGCCTAAGAAGAATGGTTCAGATAAAAAATATTAGACCAGATTTACAATTTAAGCCACTAAGAGGCAATATAGATACTAGGATAAATAAAATGCTAAAGGGAGAAGTGGATGGAATAATACTGGCGGCAGCAGGTCTTAAAAGAATGGATTGGGGAGATAGCATATCTGAATACATAGATATACATAAATGTATACCTTCTGTAGGGCAAGGAGCATTGTGTGCAGAGCTTAGGAACAATGATGTGGAAATAAAGGAAATTGTCAATTCTCTTGTAAACGAAATAGAGTTTAAATGTTTGCTTGCTGAGAGAAGTTTTTTAAAAGAAATGAATGGTGGATGCAGTATTGCTATTGGCGCCCATGCGGTCCAATACAATAATAAGATAGAATTAGAAGGATTTGTAGCGGATGATAATAATATTTCTATTTTTAAAAACAATGTAATAGGATATTTAGATGAGTATGAAAATATTGGAACAAATCTTGCAAAAAAGATTATGGAAATGAAGGGAGATAGGTAA
- the hemA gene encoding glutamyl-tRNA reductase, whose protein sequence is MYYLVMAGIDYKHSKLETREKVNFTSSAIKRAFQIIKQEGVLKEAVILSTCNRSEIYGVLEREDGEDYLRSFYSSFFDIDMEEVNTNVVCRSGVNVIDHLFKVTNGFKSMVLGEDQILGQVKNAYSEALKNKASGKILNKLFLSAITNAKKIKTVTNISKTSISVSSIGIKLISRYFGSLKDKKVLVVGLGKMSKIAIKYLLSEGVEKIYITNRTKNKIMDMEVIADNIEGIDFNNKYKVLKDVDIIISCTSAPHFVIHKGEFLDNYNGNSMCILDLAVPRDVEPNIGSIDGIKLYVIDDIEKIATENENKRKQELSMSMTLVEEDMSKYLDWLRAEEIDIFGCYDLFKIQIEKNIAL, encoded by the coding sequence ATGTATTATTTAGTTATGGCTGGAATTGATTATAAGCACAGTAAACTAGAAACCAGAGAAAAGGTAAATTTCACCTCTAGTGCTATAAAGAGAGCATTCCAAATAATAAAACAGGAAGGTGTTTTAAAGGAAGCTGTAATTCTTTCTACTTGTAATAGAAGTGAGATATATGGTGTTTTGGAAAGGGAAGATGGAGAAGATTATTTACGTAGTTTCTATTCTTCGTTTTTTGACATAGATATGGAAGAAGTTAATACTAATGTAGTCTGTAGATCGGGAGTTAATGTTATAGATCATCTTTTTAAAGTGACCAATGGATTTAAATCTATGGTTCTTGGAGAGGATCAAATACTAGGCCAGGTAAAAAATGCCTATAGTGAGGCACTTAAAAATAAAGCCAGTGGGAAAATTTTAAATAAACTTTTTTTGAGTGCAATTACAAATGCAAAGAAAATAAAAACAGTTACTAATATATCTAAAACCTCTATATCTGTAAGCTCTATAGGCATAAAGCTTATAAGCAGGTATTTTGGAAGTCTTAAGGATAAAAAAGTCCTTGTAGTAGGACTTGGCAAAATGAGTAAAATTGCTATAAAATATCTCTTGTCTGAAGGGGTAGAAAAAATTTATATTACCAATAGAACTAAAAATAAGATTATGGATATGGAAGTTATTGCAGATAATATAGAAGGAATAGATTTTAATAATAAATACAAAGTTTTAAAAGATGTGGATATAATAATAAGCTGTACAAGTGCACCACATTTTGTTATACATAAAGGGGAATTTTTAGATAATTATAATGGAAATTCTATGTGTATATTGGATTTAGCTGTTCCAAGAGATGTAGAACCTAATATAGGTTCAATAGATGGAATTAAATTATATGTAATAGATGATATTGAAAAAATAGCAACAGAAAACGAAAATAAACGTAAGCAGGAACTCAGTATGAGTATGACATTAGTAGAAGAGGATATGTCAAAATACCTAGATTGGCTTAGAGCTGAGGAAATAGATATATTTGGATGTTATGATTTGTTTAAGATTCAAATTGAGAAAAATATTGCTTTATAG
- a CDS encoding GTP-binding protein yields the protein MKGERENLNIVVVGHVDHGKSTLIGRLLYDTDSLPAGAIEKVKKISAEKGKSFEYAYLLDAFEEEQKQGITIDITMIQFFTKKRDYVIIDAPGHKEFLKNMISGAASAEAAFLLIDAKEGIQEQSKRHGYILSLLGIKKVYVLVNKMDLVDYSEERFNEIQEQFNEFLNNLNVYPEKYIPISAFNGQNITSKPSEMPWYKGDYVLECMDKIEKAKGIEEKPLRFPIQDVYKFDDRRIISGRIESGSLKAGDEIVIYPSGKTTRVKSIEAWQNKDKVDVISAGMSVGITVEDEFFNKRGEVICHKDDHVATANIFNANVFWMGKNNLERGKKYKLKIATQEVECEVFSINKIIDAASLKTNTELNYIKKNDVAEVTIKTKTPICFDAFGNIQAMGRFVIIDNYDTAGGGIISNVDDVINRQVTNIKSKNITIRKRLVSRKDREEVLGQKGKVVWFTGLPGCGKNEIAVKLEKKLFDIGKKVYYIDSANVRFGLSSDLAFSPKDSYEQTRRISEVANLFADSGTITIVTSVSRFREAREYARNVIGKENYAEVLVEASNEICKKRNPNAFSEDCDSVMDYEKSEYPVIALNINDAEFNSDKKAEAIIDLLDL from the coding sequence ATGAAGGGCGAAAGAGAAAATTTAAATATTGTAGTAGTTGGACACGTAGATCATGGTAAGTCAACACTTATAGGAAGATTGTTATATGATACAGACTCACTTCCTGCTGGAGCTATAGAAAAAGTAAAAAAGATATCTGCAGAGAAGGGAAAATCTTTTGAATATGCCTATCTTTTAGATGCTTTTGAAGAAGAACAAAAGCAGGGTATAACTATAGATATAACTATGATTCAATTCTTTACAAAGAAAAGAGACTATGTAATAATAGATGCTCCAGGACATAAGGAATTTCTAAAAAATATGATATCAGGGGCAGCTAGTGCAGAAGCAGCATTTCTTTTAATAGATGCAAAGGAAGGTATTCAGGAACAATCTAAAAGACATGGATATATACTTTCATTACTTGGTATTAAGAAAGTTTATGTACTTGTAAATAAAATGGATCTTGTAGATTATTCAGAAGAGAGATTTAATGAAATACAGGAGCAGTTTAATGAATTTTTAAACAATCTTAATGTATATCCTGAAAAGTATATTCCTATATCTGCTTTCAATGGACAGAATATAACTTCAAAACCATCTGAGATGCCTTGGTATAAAGGTGATTATGTACTTGAGTGCATGGATAAAATAGAAAAGGCAAAAGGTATAGAGGAAAAGCCTTTAAGATTCCCAATACAAGATGTTTATAAATTTGATGACAGAAGAATAATATCAGGAAGAATAGAATCAGGTTCTCTAAAAGCTGGAGATGAAATTGTAATTTATCCTAGTGGTAAAACTACAAGAGTTAAGTCAATTGAAGCTTGGCAGAATAAGGATAAAGTTGATGTAATTTCTGCAGGAATGTCTGTAGGAATCACAGTGGAAGATGAGTTCTTTAACAAAAGAGGGGAAGTTATCTGCCATAAAGATGATCATGTAGCTACAGCTAATATTTTTAATGCAAATGTATTTTGGATGGGAAAAAATAATCTTGAGAGAGGGAAGAAATACAAATTAAAAATAGCTACTCAGGAAGTAGAATGTGAGGTCTTCTCAATTAATAAGATAATAGATGCAGCTTCATTAAAGACAAATACTGAATTGAACTATATAAAGAAAAATGATGTGGCAGAAGTTACGATAAAGACGAAAACGCCTATTTGCTTTGATGCTTTTGGAAATATACAGGCTATGGGAAGATTTGTAATTATAGATAATTATGATACTGCTGGTGGTGGAATAATATCAAATGTAGATGATGTTATAAATAGACAAGTGACAAATATAAAGAGTAAAAATATAACTATAAGAAAAAGACTTGTATCAAGAAAAGACAGAGAAGAAGTTCTAGGCCAAAAAGGTAAAGTGGTATGGTTTACAGGACTTCCTGGATGCGGGAAAAATGAGATTGCAGTTAAATTGGAGAAGAAACTTTTTGATATTGGTAAAAAAGTGTATTATATAGATTCTGCTAATGTGAGATTTGGATTAAGCAGTGATTTAGCCTTTTCACCTAAAGATTCCTATGAGCAGACTAGAAGAATATCAGAGGTGGCAAATTTATTTGCAGACAGTGGAACTATAACTATAGTAACTTCAGTAAGCAGATTTAGAGAAGCTAGAGAATATGCTAGAAATGTAATAGGAAAAGAGAATTATGCGGAAGTTTTAGTAGAAGCTTCTAATGAAATATGTAAGAAGAGAAATCCAAATGCCTTTAGTGAAGATTGTGATAGTGTGATGGATTATGAAAAATCAGAATATCCAGTTATAGCATTAAATATAAATGATGCAGAATTTAATTCAGATAAGAAGGCCGAAGCTATTATAGATTTGTTGGATCTATAA
- the cysD gene encoding sulfate adenylyltransferase subunit CysD, whose product MDHLDRLEAESIYILREAYKHFGKLGMLWSVGKDSTVMLWLAEKAFFGNCPFPLIHVDTTFKIPEMIQFRDKVAKDYNLNLIVNTNWKALEEGMGPEKGRLVCCKALKTDGLQEVVSKYEFEGLIVGVRRDEEGSRSKERVFSERNAESEWDYTDQPPELWDQFKTDFKKGNHIRIHPLLGWREIDIWEYVKRENIPVVDLYFAKNGKRYRSLGCAPCTNPIDSTASNVDEIIEELKNTKETERSGRAQDQEDAHALEKLRKHGYM is encoded by the coding sequence ATGGATCATTTAGACAGATTGGAAGCCGAAAGTATATATATATTGAGAGAAGCATATAAGCATTTTGGAAAACTTGGAATGCTTTGGTCAGTTGGAAAAGATTCAACGGTAATGTTATGGCTTGCAGAGAAAGCTTTTTTCGGAAATTGCCCATTTCCACTAATTCATGTGGATACTACATTTAAAATACCTGAAATGATACAATTCAGAGACAAAGTTGCTAAAGATTATAATCTGAATCTTATAGTAAATACGAACTGGAAGGCATTAGAAGAAGGTATGGGTCCTGAAAAGGGTAGATTAGTTTGTTGTAAGGCATTAAAAACTGATGGACTTCAGGAAGTAGTAAGCAAATATGAATTTGAAGGACTTATTGTTGGAGTAAGAAGAGATGAAGAGGGATCAAGATCTAAGGAAAGAGTTTTCAGTGAAAGAAATGCTGAATCTGAATGGGATTATACTGATCAGCCTCCAGAACTTTGGGATCAATTTAAAACTGATTTCAAAAAGGGAAACCATATAAGAATACATCCACTTCTAGGTTGGAGAGAAATAGATATTTGGGAATACGTTAAGAGAGAAAATATTCCTGTAGTTGATTTGTATTTTGCTAAAAACGGTAAGAGATATAGAAGCTTGGGTTGTGCACCATGTACTAATCCTATAGACTCCACTGCTTCGAATGTGGATGAAATAATAGAAGAATTGAAGAATACTAAAGAAACAGAACGATCAGGAAGAGCGCAGGATCAGGAAGATGCTCATGCATTAGAAAAACTTAGAAAACATGGATATATGTAG
- a CDS encoding ABC transporter permease → MVYKIGVDVLGVWKPYTFPSPVDVFRTLVSLVEDNTLFIGIAVSLRRLALGYIISLIIGIALGLLIVRYKYLDENFSSLILGLQTLPSICWLPFAVLWYGINEKSIIFVIAIGSIFAISIATESGIKNVNPIYIKAGETMGAKGIKLYWNVVLPSALPSIITGMKQGWSFAWRALIAGEMLSATRGLGQILMLGRDLADISQVMSVMLIIIVIGLIIDKLIFGTLEKNIRQRCGLDR, encoded by the coding sequence ATGGTCTATAAAATAGGAGTAGATGTTTTAGGGGTATGGAAGCCCTATACTTTTCCATCTCCTGTTGATGTATTTAGAACTTTGGTATCCCTTGTAGAAGACAATACTCTATTTATTGGAATTGCCGTAAGTCTTAGAAGGTTGGCATTAGGATACATAATTTCTCTGATTATAGGAATAGCACTGGGACTCCTCATTGTAAGATATAAATATTTGGATGAAAATTTTAGCTCTCTTATATTAGGATTACAGACTCTTCCAAGTATATGTTGGCTGCCTTTTGCGGTACTATGGTATGGAATTAATGAAAAATCTATTATATTTGTTATTGCAATAGGTTCTATATTTGCCATATCAATTGCTACAGAGTCGGGGATAAAGAATGTAAATCCGATTTATATTAAAGCTGGTGAAACTATGGGAGCAAAGGGAATAAAACTTTATTGGAATGTGGTACTTCCTTCTGCACTTCCTTCAATAATAACGGGAATGAAGCAAGGTTGGTCTTTTGCCTGGAGAGCATTAATTGCAGGAGAAATGCTTTCTGCCACCAGAGGACTTGGTCAGATACTTATGCTTGGTAGAGACCTTGCAGATATAAGTCAAGTTATGTCGGTAATGCTTATAATTATAGTTATTGGACTTATAATTGATAAACTGATATTTGGTACTCTGGAAAAGAACATTAGGCAAAGATGTGGATTAGACAGGTAA
- a CDS encoding ABC transporter ATP-binding protein, with translation MGLVIEGVSKRFITRNKETYTLDNINLSFKKGEFICLLGPSGCGKSTLLNIIAGLEKPTEGRVLLNDKEVKEVGPDKAFMFQEAALFPWLKVIDNVEFGMKMAGIPKDKRRQKALKYLKMVHLTKFQNSFVHELSGGMRQRVSLARALTLDSELLLMDEPFSALDSQTKTILQQQLQKIWWETKKTIVFVTHNVEEAVLLGDKVVVMSANPGRVKREFKIELARPREAQSCDLAYVAAQVMKDLKEEVEKVARTEYDSDWSIEKNNFLYNSDNNLGDGL, from the coding sequence TTGGGATTAGTAATTGAAGGAGTAAGTAAAAGATTTATAACGAGGAATAAAGAAACCTATACTTTAGACAATATAAATCTTTCTTTTAAAAAGGGGGAATTTATATGTCTTTTAGGGCCATCTGGTTGTGGAAAATCTACTCTTCTCAATATAATTGCGGGCCTTGAAAAACCAACAGAGGGCAGGGTGCTTTTAAATGATAAAGAGGTAAAAGAGGTTGGACCGGATAAGGCGTTTATGTTCCAGGAGGCAGCATTATTTCCATGGCTTAAGGTTATCGATAATGTGGAATTTGGAATGAAAATGGCAGGAATACCAAAGGATAAACGAAGGCAAAAAGCTCTAAAATACCTTAAAATGGTACATTTGACTAAATTTCAAAATTCTTTTGTACATGAGTTGTCAGGAGGTATGAGACAGAGAGTTTCTCTTGCAAGAGCTTTAACCCTTGATTCAGAACTTCTTCTAATGGATGAACCTTTCTCCGCACTGGACAGCCAAACAAAAACTATACTACAACAGCAGCTTCAAAAAATATGGTGGGAAACAAAGAAAACTATAGTTTTTGTTACACATAATGTAGAAGAAGCGGTACTTTTAGGAGATAAAGTAGTAGTAATGTCTGCAAACCCTGGAAGAGTTAAAAGAGAATTTAAAATTGAGCTTGCAAGACCAAGAGAAGCACAAAGCTGTGATCTTGCATATGTAGCTGCACAGGTTATGAAGGATCTCAAGGAGGAGGTGGAAAAAGTTGCAAGGACTGAATACGACAGTGATTGGAGTATTGAAAAGAATAACTTTTTATATAATTCTGATAATAATTTGGGAGATGGTCTATAA